A window from Candidatus Polarisedimenticolia bacterium encodes these proteins:
- a CDS encoding DUF447 domain-containing protein → MILETIVSTVDSEGRPNFAPMGIELEGPGILLRPFKTAITWKNLQEVPEGVVHFTDNVLLFARCVVSAHLPPHRDSGRVRAKVLEDTCHWKEFVVESQDLSEDRGRFRGRVIAEGRARDFAGLNRAKHAVIEGTILATRLHLLGRDRVLEEISRLRPLVDKTAGPEEREAFELLVDYARGWHDAH, encoded by the coding sequence GTGATCCTGGAGACGATCGTCTCGACGGTCGACTCGGAGGGGCGGCCGAACTTCGCCCCGATGGGGATCGAGCTCGAAGGTCCGGGCATCCTCCTGCGGCCCTTCAAGACGGCGATCACCTGGAAGAACCTCCAGGAGGTGCCGGAGGGCGTGGTCCACTTCACCGACAACGTCCTGCTGTTCGCGCGCTGCGTCGTCTCGGCGCACCTGCCGCCGCACCGGGACTCCGGCCGCGTGCGCGCGAAGGTGCTCGAGGACACCTGTCACTGGAAGGAGTTCGTCGTCGAGTCGCAGGACCTGAGCGAGGACCGCGGCCGATTCAGGGGCCGGGTGATCGCGGAGGGACGCGCGCGCGATTTTGCCGGTCTCAACCGGGCGAAGCATGCGGTGATCGAGGGGACGATCCTGGCGACCCGCCTGCACCTCCTCGGGCGCGACCGGGTCCTGGAAGAGATCTCGAGGCTGCGGCCGCTGGTCGACAAGACGGCCGGCCCCGAGGAGCGCGAGGCGTTCGAGCTTCTCGTGGACTACGCGCGGGGGTGGCACGATGCGCATTGA
- a CDS encoding sigma-70 family RNA polymerase sigma factor: MRRNDAATSAGEETVPEAAEANLLARARRGDRDAFDGLVRLHLPRVWGVVWRMLRQREDTEDVVQEVFLTAYRGLSGFRGEARLSTWLHRIAVSRALNHLQRAEERASRARVELDDVLDTLPAAAESRDSPLQALQAGELQRRLADCLGRMPSAFRTILALRDVDDAPYEGIAATLGIALGTVRSRLARARLALRQCLNGGTA; the protein is encoded by the coding sequence ATGAGGCGCAACGACGCCGCGACTTCGGCAGGCGAGGAGACCGTCCCCGAGGCGGCCGAGGCCAATCTTCTCGCGCGGGCGCGCCGGGGGGATCGCGACGCGTTCGACGGGCTGGTGCGGCTCCACCTTCCCCGCGTCTGGGGGGTCGTCTGGCGGATGCTGCGGCAGCGTGAGGACACGGAAGACGTCGTCCAGGAGGTGTTCCTTACGGCCTACCGGGGGCTGTCGGGTTTCCGGGGGGAGGCGCGCCTGTCGACCTGGCTGCACCGCATCGCGGTCAGCCGGGCGCTCAATCATCTGCAGCGTGCCGAAGAGCGGGCCAGTCGGGCGCGGGTCGAGCTGGACGATGTCCTCGACACGCTGCCGGCGGCGGCCGAGTCCCGTGACTCGCCGCTTCAGGCGCTGCAGGCCGGCGAGCTGCAGCGCCGCCTGGCCGACTGCCTGGGCCGGATGCCGTCGGCCTTCCGGACGATCCTGGCGCTGCGCGACGTCGACGACGCGCCGTACGAGGGGATCGCCGCCACGCTCGGAATCGCCCTAGGCACGGTGCGCTCGCGCCTGGCCCGCGCGCGACTGGCGCTGCGCCAGTGCCTGAATGGAGGGACCGCATGA
- a CDS encoding zf-HC2 domain-containing protein: protein MSPNRPAAVEHPLELISAYMDGRLEAADRATVHEHLSGCAACQAILADFRALAVAARREAAPPIPTYLLEKIGRRIDTESEAPRPATRLRFFPRARLPLATAAAVLVVASLWVVLRGRIPGERLAESRSDTTPQASGPSTEQPPSSQPESASAPPASPKETAPRPVQPGIAGRPDASGLFGQTTAFAPSPPPPKPADSGRPQIKKDGSALGGAIAERQEQENDNKMSAARSREAVPAPEENLDRLNAATEGLLGATGAEGPAPAAMAAGTAKPSDLTGTTLVFILPEARVSVLADLGVVLTSGDYICPLAPGGQEEVRALAELRAYAAAQRRRTGAGA, encoded by the coding sequence ATGAGCCCGAACCGACCGGCAGCCGTGGAGCACCCACTCGAGTTGATCTCGGCCTACATGGACGGCAGGCTGGAGGCCGCGGATCGGGCGACCGTCCACGAGCACCTGAGCGGCTGCGCCGCCTGCCAGGCGATCCTGGCGGACTTCCGGGCCCTCGCGGTCGCCGCGCGGCGCGAGGCGGCGCCCCCGATTCCGACCTACCTCCTGGAGAAGATCGGCCGGAGGATCGACACGGAGTCGGAGGCCCCTCGTCCGGCCACTCGGTTGCGCTTCTTCCCCCGCGCCCGACTGCCGCTCGCCACCGCCGCCGCGGTCCTGGTCGTGGCGTCCCTCTGGGTCGTCTTGCGCGGCCGCATTCCCGGGGAACGCCTGGCCGAATCGCGATCCGACACGACACCGCAGGCCTCGGGACCCTCGACAGAGCAGCCTCCGTCGTCTCAGCCGGAGTCCGCCTCAGCGCCTCCAGCCAGCCCCAAAGAGACCGCGCCCCGGCCTGTCCAGCCCGGCATCGCGGGGCGTCCCGACGCCTCCGGCCTTTTCGGTCAGACGACCGCCTTCGCTCCCTCTCCGCCGCCACCTAAACCCGCCGACTCGGGCAGGCCCCAGATCAAGAAGGACGGATCGGCCCTGGGCGGAGCGATTGCGGAACGACAGGAGCAGGAGAATGACAACAAGATGAGCGCGGCGCGCTCCCGCGAGGCGGTTCCGGCCCCGGAGGAGAATCTCGATCGGCTCAACGCAGCGACGGAAGGATTGCTGGGGGCGACAGGCGCCGAGGGCCCGGCCCCAGCGGCGATGGCGGCCGGCACGGCGAAGCCGTCGGACCTCACGGGCACGACCCTGGTTTTCATCCTGCCCGAGGCACGCGTGTCGGTCCTCGCCGATCTCGGGGTCGTCCTGACCTCGGGGGACTACATCTGCCCGCTGGCCCCCGGCGGGCAGGAAGAGGTCCGGGCGCTCGCGGAGCTTCGCGCCTATGCCGCTGCGCAGAGACGTCGCACCGGCGCCGGCGCGGA